The following are from one region of the Acidobacteriota bacterium genome:
- a CDS encoding sigma-70 family RNA polymerase sigma factor — MSIESLYRRVREGHREAETQLFQHLSDRFRLFVQQRIRNREDSEDVVQQALATIAEKHGAVDFQISFAGWAYKVLEHKVMDYFKTERTRQKHFGSLPDSDCHSRSTDLDPIVRQHMLQCLTEVARANRRFARILNLSYQGYGSDEICDKLQLNKAYYYVVLSRARSMLENCLTKGERRHHE; from the coding sequence ATGAGCATTGAATCCTTGTACCGCAGAGTGAGAGAAGGCCATAGAGAGGCCGAAACACAGCTATTTCAGCACCTTTCTGATAGGTTCCGGCTGTTCGTTCAACAAAGAATACGAAACAGGGAAGATTCAGAGGATGTCGTGCAGCAGGCTCTCGCGACGATTGCCGAGAAACACGGCGCAGTTGATTTCCAGATCAGTTTTGCCGGCTGGGCCTACAAGGTTCTCGAGCATAAGGTCATGGATTATTTTAAGACCGAGCGCACGCGGCAGAAGCATTTTGGGTCTCTTCCTGACAGTGACTGTCACAGCCGCTCTACCGACCTTGACCCGATAGTGAGACAGCACATGCTTCAGTGCCTCACCGAAGTGGCACGAGCGAATCGCAGGTTTGCCAGGATCCTCAATCTAAGTTATCAAGGCTACGGCAGCGACGAAATATGCGACAAGCTCCAACTGAACAAGGCCTATTATTACGTAGTGCTTTCGAGGGCCCGGTCCATGCTGGAAAATTGCCTAACAAAGGGGGAACGTCGTCACCATGAGTAA